Within Micromonas commoda chromosome 9, complete sequence, the genomic segment CCGCCCTTTCGACCACCGCGAAgccccgtcgcgttcgtACAGTCTCGTCTGGACAACCGCGGccgggctcgtcgacgcgatcgccgccttgagcagCGGCGTCGTGTTCTCGAAGAGCGATTCGAGGTGTGCAAGTCGTCGTTCGGGGGTGTcgaacgtccgcgcgggttcggaaAACCTCGTCGTGCCGAACATGAgctggccgccgcccggtgagtcgccgcccggtgagtcaccgccgtcgatgTCCAGGTTACCGCGTCCGACGTCCAGGAGCGAGATGCCGCTGCCGTCGCACAGGGAGAATCGAAGCTCGTTGAACgacccggcgccgttcgcgccggggggcgggTTGGGCGACAGGGCGTAGTACACGTTTGCCTCGGGCGCTGCGGCTGAggaggcgggcgacgaggcggcggcggaggaggaggcgtcctcctccccgaaGGTCAGCTCGCGCACCCTGGAGTTCCTCCCGTCGGCTCCCACGACGCACATCCTCGcgcgcaccggcggcggcgcgtccccgccgttccGCGGGGGCTCGAACGTCAGcgtcacgccgccgctcgacggtCCTAGCGCtactccgtcgtcgtcgtcgtagatGCACGCCAGGCGATGTGCCAGGCGGACCGTGTCGGGTCGCAGCCCGGCTCTGAGGGCGTTGGTGAGCCTCGCCCAGGTGATGCCGATCTGCGGCGGGAGGTCCATGCGACGCGAccacccggcgacgtcgatccTGACCAGTTCCTCGGCTTCCGTGCCGCCCGGCTGGAGCTGCTCGATGGCGATGGTATCGATgacggcaccggcgtcgacgacgcgctcggtgGTCTCCGGGTCGAACGACTTGAGCGCGTTGAGGCCGTGCGGCCAGATGAAGATGGCGACACCCGCGGGCCGGAACTCCTCCCGTTGCTCGAACACGCGGACGTCCAGTCCCTGGCGCTGAagcgcgagagcggcggcgagaccgcCCGGGCCCGCCCCCACGATGGCCACATCGCAGACGTTATCATCATCGaccgccggggccggggcACGTCGGGCGGCTGAGGCGgcacgaacggcgcggcgcgtggacTTGGACGCACGCGGACACGCGCGATGATGCGCGATCCGTGCGCGACACTCGACGAGAGTCCGCAtggcgcgaacgccgcgcgcgatggcaaTGGATAAGCGAAGCGGTCCCGTGCAAAGAGGACAACGCGAAAGCGAGTATTTTGGCGCTGATGAGGTTACTTGTACGTTCCAAAAAGAGGACAACGCGAAAGCGAGTATTTTGGCGCTGATGAGGTTACGTTCCAATGGAGAAGCGCCCTCTTCCAACCCCCTAAGATTACCGCCGCGCGCTACGCCTTGGAATACTCCACCTTGTCCACCTTGacctcctccccgcgcagCTCGTACACGTagcacgtcgccctcggtccgtccacgtcgacgagcacgaACGAAGGATGCGCTTCGGGATCCTCGTCGCGAAACGCCCCCGTGGCGCTGCCGGGGTTGACGATCAACCGGTCCTCGACCTTGTGCGCGCCCCACCGCTTGGCTTGCCCGGCGACCAGCACGTCGACGTTCatcgcgcgctgcgccgccgcgagcgcgttcacgtcgccgtgggGCACCACCTGGTGGCCGTGGACGAGCCCAAACTTGAAGTCCCCGATCGTCACGACCTTGCTGTCGGGCCACTGCCTGGCGAAGCCGTCGggtcccgcgtcgtcgtagtTGCCCCGCACCGCGTGAACGTCCGCGCAGAGGCTCCTGAGATAATCGTGCGTCTCCTTGACGCACACGTCCCCGGTGCAGAGCACGTGCTGGATCTTCCCAGGGACGAGCAGGGATCTGAACTTTGGGGGCAGGTCCGCTACCCGGTGGGGGATGTGCATGTCCCCGATGCAAAGCACGAGCAccatcctcggcgccgaccccTCTCTCCGTTGTCTGCTctctccgcgcgccgcgagtctcgcgcgggtccggtggctcgtcccgccgcggtgcgcccCGAGCTCTGTCACCGTCGCGAAACTGAAAAGCACGAACTCAGTCGGGGTTTTGGGTCCCATTGGtagagcgcgtcgtcgggcgccaTGGCCAGGAGGTCTGTCATCGTGGCCTATCTTCTGTGGGCCGTCGGGGGATGGTGTGGCCTGCACCACTTCTACCTGAAGCGCCACGCGCAGGCCATCCTCTGGTGCGACGCCCgaccgtcgcctccgcccgccCTTCCCTTCCCCGGTCCTCCGCGCACCAGAGGAAAACCCTTCGAGCTAACAACGACCCTCCGCGGCCCTTTCCGCTTCCCGCCCGCATCCGCAGGATGACGTCCGGCATGGTGTTCGGCTGGGGAGGCCTGAGAGACGTATGGCGCATCCCGGCCTACGTCCGCGAGGTCAACGCCGATCCAAGAgagcttcgcgcgctcgaggacctcCAAAGGACACGTTCCCGCCCCGAGTTCAATCCCTCGCACGTCAGCGCCATGACCTCGCTCGGGTTCTGGTACTActacctcgtcggcgccctcgcgtcgtggatcctacccgcgcccgcgatgccACTCGCgtacgcgtgcgccgcgtgggCGATGGGCACCGCCGGTTGGGCCGTCATGAGCTGCGGCCGCAGGGTCGCGTGCCGTTACTGGATCACGACGGGATcaaccgtcgtcgccgcggtagCCGCGTCGTACGTCCCGTCGATGCCgacggtcctcgccgcgcaggccgtctgcgccgtcgccgcgacgaccacgcgtcgctggcgccGGGACGGCGTGTTCGGAAAGGAAGACAGGCCCATAACcttccgcgcggcgtcgctggtCCTTTtggcgctgctcgcgctcgccgcgctcagcggcgtcgcgatgtACAAATGGGCGATCGACCTGGACGTGTACTCGCCCGATCCGGAGACTGGGGAGTGGAGgatggacggcgaggagttCGCGTTCAGGCTCAGACGCGGCGTGCACAGCACGTGGACCAAACGCGGGTTCGCCGGCTTCGGCGACCTCGATCACTTCAACTCCGggatcaccgccgccgaggccaggGCGCTTCTGTcgctcgaccgcggcgcctccgccgaggacgtcagGGCGGCGTTCCGTCGCGAGTCGCTCAGGTGGCACCCGGATAAgtaccgcggcgatgatcccgagggcgcgcgagAGATGCAACACAAACTGGCGATGGCGAGAGACGCGTTGCTCCCGGGGCGGGTCGCGTTTGACGAAGATTTGGCGCCGTTTGTTCGGTACACGGAGTATACAGAGGTGGAGGTtccggacgagcgcgaggggtgGGGGGAAagtggcgagggcgctcggacccgcgagcccgagcccgcacgcgagcccgagcccacacccgagcccgagcccgagcccgagcccgagaagGTCAAGTACTatcgcgaggaggagcccgacgacgacgacggcggcgagtaCGACCCCAAGATGCTGGAGGAGGAACTCCGGCGGGCGTTCGCCACGTACGacagggacgaggacggtaagatggcgcgcggcgagttcAGGTTCGCCATGTCCAAAGCCGGGCTGCGATACACCAACGACGAGTTTGAAAAAGTCTGGTCCACGGAATTCAACGGAAAGCCGAGTTTGGACTTTGACGACTTTGCGCGGTTCGTCGCGAAGCACGACGTCGAGCCGCCCGCTGGCCCGGAACATGCGGGAGGGCACGACGCGACCGAGCTGTGAGCGTGCGTGCGACATGACCAGACGTCGTGTCATGTTTTGTATAAAGAATCGCGCGTAAGTAAGTAAGTAAGTCTCGTGTActcccgtcgcccccctATTCGAGGTCGACGTCTCAGCGGAGCTCCACGCCGAGCTTGGACACCATGTCCTCGCGCACCTTTTCCTGAAGCGCGTTGATCTCATCATCCGTCAACGACCTCTCCATGCTCCTGTACACGATCCTGTAGCAGTTGGACGTGAGTCCCTTCTTCGGGTTCGTGAACTCGTCGATCAGCTTCACCTCCTCGACCAGCGAACCCGCCACGTCGCGGACAACCTCGCAGAGGTTGTTCTCGGTGAACGTGTCACCCTCCTTGGGCAGCCAGAAGGAGACGTCCTTGAGGCACGGCGGGTACTTGGAGTACGGCTTGAACTTCTGCATGTCCACGCCGCCAGCCTTGAACATGCCCTCCTTGAACTGCTTCGAGAAACGCTTATCGTCGGACCAGAAGAGGCGGATATCCGGGATGTCGAAGAGGACCATCGCGAGCCTCTCCAGACCGAGGCCAAACGCCCACGCGCGCTTATCCCCCAGCCCAGCCTCCTCCAGGATCTTCATCTCGGTGACGCCGCAACCGAGCACCTCCAGCCACTCGCCCTTGAAGAAGATCTCGAGCTCGAACGACGGCTCGGTGAAGGGGAAGTACGCGTCCACCCAGCGCatctccacgtcgccgaagAGGTGCCTGGCCAAACCCTCGAGGCAATCCTtcagctcctccgcggcgaggtcgacggaCTCCTtccccgcctcctcccacTCCTGCGGCTCGAACACGCGGAAGCCCTCCATCTGGTGAAACACCGGGAAGTGCGTGGCGTCGATGCTGTCGCGGCGGTACACGTCACCCGTGACCAAAAACTTCCGGGCACCCTCCTTGAGCATCTCGAGCTGATGCGCCGAGGTGTGGCAGCGGAGCACGGTGTCGTTATCGACGTAGTAGGTATCGTTCTGGGACCTGGACACGTGGTCGGGGGGCACGAGGACGCTGTCGAAGTTGGCGTACGTGGACACGACGGGGTAGAGGTCGTCGTAGGAGGTGAACACGTCCTTGCCGTACTTCTCGTCAAAGTAGGACTCGATGACGGACTTGATGATGCCGAGAGGGTGATCGGGGCGCTTGTGAAGGTTGGTGCCGATCTTCTCGAAGATGTGGTCCGTGACGTTGTTGAATGGATCCGACGTGATGACGTCTGCGGGGTCGAGTGGGGCGGGAACGCGTCAGAGATTGGCGCGCATTGGGGTGAGGCTGGGTCGGGGCGAAAGGATAAGGGGGTCGCTTTTTTTTCTCAGGGATTTATCGCGgggccggcgccgggcgtaCCTTCGCGCTTGaccacgacgggcgcgggggtggagaccgccgcgcggacgaccaTAGAGCGGGAGCTCTGAGTggcgacacgcgcgcgcgcgggcgccgcggcgcggagaccGAGGCTGGAAGCCATCCTGTTCGGGGCACcgaaggacgaggaggtgagcgcgagcggccgACATTGAGGCGAGAGGGTGAAAAGGGTTCCGTCGGGAGGGCGAGTCGAGTCGCCCGCCGGGGATCATCTCGGACGCGCGAGAGCGGATTGGCGTGGGCCGGGCCACTCACCTGAGGGCAGACATCGCCATTGTCCGTGAGTTCGTCGTCGGATgggccgacggcgcgtgaGCGGAGTGACGCAGGCGACGTGGCCTTCTCTGTTCCGAGCGAGAACTGGCCGTCCAGTGACGACCGACCAGTCCAACTTTTTTGAGCACCttcgcgccccgtcgcccccttCCTCCACAGTCTGGACAGCGCAGAGAGGAACTCAGTGGGCGATGGCGCAACCCAAGACGACGCTCTACGTGGGTGAGTAACCCGTCGACCGCTTGTGCGCCCAGGaacccgcccacgccgatCCAAGATCGTCACGCCCAGCCGCTCGCCAACGTCTAACCTCATCTCGATCCTTCCATTCTCGCGCAGGCGGCCTCGAGGAGCAGGTCACCACGGCTATTTTGCACGCGGCGTTCATCCCGTTCGGTCCGATCAAGGACGTCGACATCCCGATGGACCATCAGACGCAGGCACACCGGGGGTTCGGCTTCGTCACCTTTGAGGAAACGTGCGTGCACCCTCCTTCTCCAACCCTACAACTCCGTTTCTTCCATTTTGCATTCTTTTGGCAGCCAAACGTTTGCGTCGACGCCCCACCCCGACCGCCCGACCGCATCCCCGACACGCGCCGCACGCTGACCCGACACGCCCCCCCCCTCATCCCCGCCCAATCGTCACCAcagcgaggacgcggcggaggcgatggacAACATGCACAACGCCGAGCTGTACGGTAAAGTTCTGCGGTGCAACTacgcgcagcctcgcgccATCAAGGGAGGAAACCAGGGGTGGAGCATGCAGCCGGTGTGGGCGGATGCGGACAAGTACAAGGAGGAcgtggaggaggccaagaaagaggagggcgggggcatggcggcggcggagaaggagaacgCGGATGTGGACTGGGACTAGAGGTAGCATAGAGTGAAAATAGAGCCCCTCACAGCTTGATCGAGTGCGGTTTGCGGCTCGTTTTTCCCGCTCGTCATTAATTTAGGGTACGGCAGAGCGTCGGACGCCAGTGCGGGTCCCAGCGGCGCACCCTAGGGAGTGATCCGCCATGGCTCCCTCGAAGGACCGCATCTGCTACTTCTACGACTCGGATGTGGGCACGAGCTACTACGGGAACAACCACCCGATGAAGCCGCACCGACTCGCGATGACCCACCA encodes:
- a CDS encoding predicted protein: MRTLVECRARIAHHRACPRASKSTRRAVRAASAARRAPAPAVDDDNVCDVAIVGAGPGGLAAALALQRQGLDVRVFEQREEFRPAGVAIFIWPHGLNALKSFDPETTERVVDAGAVIDTIAIEQLQPGGTEAEELVRIDVAGWSRRMDLPPQIGITWARLTNALRAGLRPDTVRLAHRLACIYDDDDGVALGPSSGGVTLTFEPPRNGGDAPPPVRARMCVVGADGRNSRVRELTFGEEDASSSAAASSPASSAAAPEANVYYALSPNPPPGANGAGSFNELRFSLCDGSGISLLDVGRGNLDIDGGDSPGGDSPGGGQLMFGTTRFSEPARTFDTPERRLAHLESLFENTTPLLKAAIASTSPAAVVQTRLYERDGASRWSKGRVTLLGDAAHCMYPSLGLGISTAFQDAVELANCLSSDGSLGLGNPNSDVREALATYERRRIPPCWALQTGSRLMHRVLAATSERAPAGGERGTGGGERGGSGRRSEP
- a CDS encoding predicted protein, which produces MTSGMVFGWGGLRDVWRIPAYVREVNADPRELRALEDLQRTRSRPEFNPSHVSAMTSLGFWYYYLVGALASWILPAPAMPLAYACAAWAMGTAGWAVMSCGRRVACRYWITTGSTVVAAVAASYVPSMPTVLAAQAVCAVAATTTRRWRRDGVFGKEDRPITFRAASLVLLALLALAALSGVAMYKWAIDLDVYSPDPETGEWRMDGEEFAFRLRRGVHSTWTKRGFAGFGDLDHFNSGITAAEARALLSLDRGASAEDVRAAFRRESLRWHPDKYRGDDPEGAREMQHKLAMARDALLPGRVAFDEDLAPFVRYTEYTEVEVPDEREGWGESGEGARTREPEPAREPEPTPEPEPEPEPEKVKYYREEEPDDDDGGEYDPKMLEEELRRAFATYDRDEDGKMARGEFRFAMSKAGLRYTNDEFEKVWSTEFNGKPSLDFDDFARFVAKHDVEPPAGPEHAGGHDATEL
- a CDS encoding predicted protein, which gives rise to GGLEEQVTTAILHAAFIPFGPIKDVDIPMDHQTQAHRGFGFVTFEETEDAAEAMDNMHNAELYGKVLRCNYAQPRAIKGGNQGWSMQPVWADADKYKEDVEEAKK
- a CDS encoding predicted protein, translated to MVLVLCIGDMHIPHRVADLPPKFRSLLVPGKIQHVLCTGDVCVKETHDYLRSLCADVHAVRGNYDDAGPDGFARQWPDSKVVTIGDFKFGLVHGHQVVPHGDVNALAAAQRAMNVDVLVAGQAKRWGAHKVEDRLIVNPGSATGAFRDEDPEAHPSFVLVDVDGPRATCYVYELRGEEVKVDKVEYSKA
- a CDS encoding predicted protein, which encodes MASSLGLRAAAPARARVATQSSRSMVVRAAVSTPAPVVVKREDVITSDPFNNVTDHIFEKIGTNLHKRPDHPLGIIKSVIESYFDEKYGKDVFTSYDDLYPVVSTYANFDSVLVPPDHVSRSQNDTYYVDNDTVLRCHTSAHQLEMLKEGARKFLVTGDVYRRDSIDATHFPVFHQMEGFRVFEPQEWEEAGKESVDLAAEELKDCLEGLARHLFGDVEMRWVDAYFPFTEPSFELEIFFKGEWLEVLGCGVTEMKILEEAGLGDKRAWAFGLGLERLAMVLFDIPDIRLFWSDDKRFSKQFKEGMFKAGGVDMQKFKPYSKYPPCLKDVSFWLPKEGDTFTENNLCEVVRDVAGSLVEEVKLIDEFTNPKKGLTSNCYRIVYRSMERSLTDDEINALQEKVREDMVSKLGVELR